In Oligoflexia bacterium, the following are encoded in one genomic region:
- the atpG gene encoding ATP synthase F1 subunit gamma, producing the protein MASVRDLRKRIKSVKSTQKITKAMKMVAAARLRKAQEAAEKSNPYSKVINDLFADLSADESLKKHPLFNKREVKQKLVLVFSSDRGLCGSFNSSSFKKALELLKDESVKLYTFGRKADSFFKRKYKNRIYKSNASFWENFDVKSAQELSKELAQLYIDKSFDEIVFIYNEFISIMNQEIRVETVLPLVATQKNKEVKEDKEQAEKPYLFEPGKEKILESLIPRALDVRVYRPCLHSLASEFGARMAAMDSATRNAGEMIDDLTLTMNRVRQANITRELVEIISGAEALG; encoded by the coding sequence ATGGCATCTGTTAGAGATTTAAGAAAACGCATTAAAAGCGTTAAATCAACGCAAAAGATTACCAAAGCTATGAAAATGGTGGCAGCTGCTCGTTTGCGTAAGGCGCAAGAAGCAGCAGAAAAATCAAATCCTTACAGCAAGGTGATTAATGATCTTTTTGCTGATTTATCAGCTGATGAAAGCTTAAAAAAACATCCTTTGTTTAATAAAAGAGAAGTTAAGCAAAAGTTGGTACTGGTGTTTTCATCTGATCGTGGTTTATGCGGTTCATTCAACTCAAGTTCATTTAAAAAAGCACTAGAACTATTAAAAGATGAAAGCGTTAAGCTTTATACTTTTGGTAGAAAAGCCGATAGCTTTTTTAAAAGAAAATATAAAAATAGAATATATAAAAGCAATGCAAGTTTTTGGGAAAATTTTGACGTAAAGTCAGCCCAAGAACTGAGTAAAGAACTAGCACAATTGTATATTGATAAATCGTTTGATGAAATTGTTTTTATATACAATGAGTTTATTTCCATCATGAATCAAGAAATCAGAGTGGAAACGGTTTTACCTTTGGTTGCAACTCAAAAAAACAAAGAGGTTAAAGAAGACAAAGAGCAAGCCGAAAAACCTTATTTGTTTGAGCCAGGTAAAGAAAAAATATTAGAAAGTCTTATTCCAAGAGCCTTGGATGTAAGAGTGTATCGCCCCTGTTTGCATTCTTTGGCCAGTGAGTTTGGGGCCAGAATGGCTGCTATGGATTCAGCAACCAGAAATGCTGGTGAAATGATTGATGACTTAACCTTAACCATGAACAGAGTAAGACAAGCTAATATTACTAGAGAATTAGTAGAGATTATTAGTGGTGCGGAAGCTTTAGGATAA
- a CDS encoding helix-turn-helix transcriptional regulator, which produces MPIQVNLDVQMAIKKMSLNELSEKVGISIQNLSILKTGKAKAIRFSTLEKICEVLDCKPGDILDYIE; this is translated from the coding sequence ATGCCAATTCAAGTCAATTTAGATGTGCAGATGGCCATTAAGAAAATGTCTTTGAATGAGCTGTCTGAAAAGGTAGGAATCAGTATTCAAAACCTATCTATTTTAAAGACCGGTAAAGCCAAGGCCATACGTTTTTCTACCTTAGAAAAAATATGTGAAGTCTTAGACTGTAAACCGGGGGATATTTTAGATTATATTGAATAA
- the atpC gene encoding ATP synthase F1 subunit epsilon — protein sequence MAHEEAIALEIVTPAKSLVNTRCVKVSIPGHKGELEVLESHTELLSTLLTGLVQYQHAGQIHKVAVKAGFLQVNQNHIRLLADDAKFKKDVNVEQVQAELKEVEAKLVSEKVGIEEREGLYQERDWLQALLKL from the coding sequence ATGGCACATGAAGAAGCAATAGCGCTTGAAATTGTAACACCGGCTAAGAGCTTGGTGAATACTCGTTGCGTGAAAGTGAGTATTCCTGGACACAAAGGTGAGCTGGAAGTGTTAGAAAGTCATACAGAGCTTTTAAGTACACTTCTAACTGGTTTGGTCCAGTACCAACATGCAGGCCAAATTCATAAAGTTGCAGTTAAAGCTGGCTTTTTGCAAGTGAACCAAAATCACATTCGTTTGCTGGCTGATGACGCTAAATTTAAAAAAGACGTGAATGTTGAGCAAGTGCAAGCAGAACTCAAAGAAGTAGAAGCCAAGCTGGTTTCAGAAAAAGTGGGCATAGAAGAGCGTGAAGGGCTATATCAAGAACGCGATTGGCTACAAGCGTTGTTGAAACTTTGA
- the atpA gene encoding F0F1 ATP synthase subunit alpha: MSIRVEEISQVIKSHVRDYDKRVSVSETGTVLSVGDGIARIHGLEKAMAGELLSFSNGVYGLALNLEEHNVGAAILGDDTHVREGDTVERTGKITEVPVGPEVLGRVLNALGQPIDGKGDLKTSETRRAEVKAPGIVSRQPVTEPMQTGLKAIDSMVPIGRGQRELIIGDRQTGKTAVAIDTIINQKGQDVKCIYVAIGQKQSTVAQVVDKLEKEGAMEYTAVVCANASDSAPLQFLAPYAGVAMGEYFRDNGQHALIIYDDLSKHAVAYRQLSLLLRRPPGREAYPGDVFYVHSRLLERAAKMHDDLGGGSLTALPIIETQAGDVSAYVPTNVISITDGQIYLESDLFYSGVRPAINVGLSVSRVGGNAQIKAMKKVAGTLRLELAQYRELAAFAQFSSDLDASTQRQLARGARLVEMLKQGQYAPYPVEEQVLVIYAAINGYVDGYELWALPQYEKELIAFARDEQPETLRLLREEKALSDEAKASIEKTLNAFKDRFKPEVKK, encoded by the coding sequence ATGAGTATTCGTGTGGAAGAAATTTCTCAAGTTATAAAATCACATGTTAGAGACTACGACAAACGCGTATCTGTTTCTGAAACTGGAACAGTTCTCTCAGTGGGAGATGGTATTGCAAGAATTCACGGTTTAGAAAAAGCCATGGCCGGTGAATTATTGTCTTTTTCAAATGGTGTTTATGGTTTGGCTTTAAACTTGGAAGAGCACAATGTGGGGGCCGCTATTTTAGGGGATGACACGCATGTACGTGAAGGTGATACTGTTGAAAGAACCGGTAAAATTACTGAAGTTCCAGTTGGACCAGAGGTTTTAGGAAGAGTATTGAATGCTTTGGGCCAACCCATTGATGGTAAAGGTGATTTAAAAACCAGTGAAACCAGAAGAGCAGAAGTCAAAGCGCCTGGTATTGTTAGCCGTCAGCCAGTGACTGAGCCTATGCAAACTGGGCTTAAAGCCATTGACTCTATGGTTCCCATTGGTAGAGGCCAAAGAGAATTGATTATTGGTGACCGCCAAACCGGTAAAACCGCGGTAGCCATTGACACCATCATCAATCAAAAAGGCCAAGATGTTAAATGTATTTATGTTGCTATTGGTCAAAAGCAATCAACTGTTGCGCAAGTGGTGGATAAGTTAGAAAAAGAAGGCGCTATGGAATACACTGCGGTGGTCTGTGCTAACGCATCTGATTCAGCGCCACTACAATTTTTAGCACCATACGCTGGTGTGGCCATGGGTGAGTACTTTAGAGACAACGGTCAACACGCATTGATCATTTATGATGATCTTTCAAAGCATGCTGTTGCCTATAGACAATTGTCTTTGTTGTTAAGAAGACCTCCGGGGCGTGAAGCTTATCCAGGGGATGTTTTTTATGTGCACTCAAGACTTTTAGAAAGAGCTGCAAAAATGCATGATGACTTGGGAGGTGGTTCACTAACAGCCCTTCCAATCATTGAAACCCAAGCCGGGGATGTATCTGCTTATGTGCCCACCAACGTAATTTCTATTACGGACGGACAAATTTATCTTGAATCAGACTTGTTTTATTCAGGTGTTAGACCTGCAATCAACGTAGGTTTATCCGTGTCACGTGTAGGTGGTAACGCACAAATTAAAGCCATGAAAAAAGTGGCAGGTACTTTAAGGCTAGAACTAGCACAGTACCGTGAGTTGGCTGCTTTTGCTCAGTTTAGTTCAGATTTGGATGCATCTACACAAAGACAATTGGCCAGAGGTGCGCGCTTGGTTGAAATGTTAAAGCAAGGTCAGTATGCGCCATATCCAGTTGAAGAGCAGGTTTTAGTGATCTATGCTGCCATTAACGGTTATGTTGATGGTTATGAGCTGTGGGCTTTACCACAGTATGAAAAAGAATTGATTGCTTTTGCCAGAGATGAACAACCTGAAACCTTGCGTTTACTCAGAGAAGAAAAAGCTTTAAGTGATGAAGCTAAAGCATCCATTGAAAAAACCTTGAATGCGTTTAAAGATAGATTTAAACCTGAGGTGAAAAAGTAA
- a CDS encoding SpoIID/LytB domain-containing protein translates to MFKLNLRKSFFLILSSVYFLNSCVHIQQKPILINLEENSFHDEQKLHDLYQSFWFPPLFDDAPLNVGILTQKSTIEFKTLQNSKFLILNNNKPYMIQAPKNTHWIVDSPQTVRPALIRYYPSVATHSLFHFTKAHTMQQTLTVWQQRGFPNARWVNQNNSKSKTNEQSTKHILSLGQYSSYDTAKNICFLVRKKFSDSHCSIVQRTDIPAIGKARIRTASNNFSTYFDGMVSIDVNPDNPIKVLNTDINTTVKASDHQDQAYDGHFYIISNNQSKLDLVQKTTLGNYLKHVVPAEIFPNAPLEALKAQSIIARTYTLKHFEPLTGQSPYTICGDTRCQVYRGYEFEYSKSNQAIEQTNSMFLMYEDDFAETFYHSMCGGHTEDKINVWGNPLVPYLSGVSDKIIDDQSLDLHLYANTKSLLEQNNKHLFYCGHTPYSPDKNWSWQQSFSSDEIMKKLNTKNTIRYLDIAARGSSGRVIKLNIIYTNGQNHSLQGELNIRRFFSGLKSSLFTITRYWKNGQAHYLFSGRGYGHGVGMCQTGAIGRAEHGQNYQTILQAYYPGTKLFTLNSKK, encoded by the coding sequence ATGTTCAAGCTGAATTTGCGAAAAAGCTTTTTTCTTATTTTATCCAGTGTTTATTTTCTCAATAGCTGCGTTCATATTCAACAAAAACCTATCCTCATTAATCTTGAAGAAAACAGCTTTCATGATGAGCAAAAACTCCACGATTTGTACCAAAGTTTTTGGTTTCCACCTTTGTTTGATGATGCACCTCTTAATGTTGGGATCTTAACTCAAAAAAGTACAATTGAGTTTAAAACATTACAAAACAGCAAGTTTCTTATTTTAAACAACAACAAACCTTATATGATTCAGGCCCCAAAAAACACCCATTGGATCGTGGACTCACCACAAACCGTTAGACCTGCTTTAATTCGTTATTACCCAAGCGTTGCGACACACTCTCTATTTCATTTCACAAAAGCACATACAATGCAGCAAACCCTTACTGTCTGGCAACAAAGAGGATTTCCTAATGCGCGTTGGGTTAATCAAAACAATTCAAAATCTAAAACAAATGAACAAAGTACAAAACACATCTTAAGTTTAGGGCAATACTCAAGTTACGATACAGCAAAAAATATATGTTTTTTGGTTAGAAAAAAATTTAGCGATAGTCATTGCAGCATTGTTCAGAGAACAGATATCCCTGCTATTGGTAAGGCAAGAATACGTACTGCTAGCAATAATTTTAGTACATATTTTGATGGTATGGTTAGCATTGACGTAAACCCAGACAATCCCATAAAAGTTCTAAATACCGACATCAATACTACTGTGAAAGCCAGTGATCACCAAGATCAGGCTTATGATGGTCACTTTTATATTATTAGCAACAACCAATCCAAATTAGACCTTGTACAAAAAACAACCCTAGGCAATTATCTTAAGCATGTTGTTCCTGCTGAAATCTTTCCTAACGCCCCACTTGAGGCATTAAAAGCACAAAGTATTATAGCAAGAACCTATACCTTAAAACACTTTGAACCTTTAACAGGTCAATCTCCATATACCATTTGTGGAGATACCCGCTGTCAAGTCTACAGAGGCTATGAGTTTGAATATTCTAAAAGCAACCAGGCCATTGAACAGACCAACTCAATGTTTTTAATGTATGAAGATGATTTTGCCGAAACTTTTTATCATAGTATGTGTGGTGGACACACTGAGGATAAAATAAATGTTTGGGGCAATCCTTTAGTTCCCTATTTAAGTGGTGTTAGCGATAAAATCATTGATGATCAATCCCTTGATTTACATCTTTATGCCAATACCAAATCACTCCTTGAACAAAACAATAAACATTTATTTTACTGTGGCCACACTCCTTACAGCCCAGATAAAAACTGGTCATGGCAACAAAGCTTTAGCTCTGATGAAATCATGAAAAAACTCAACACAAAAAATACTATTCGCTATTTAGATATTGCTGCTAGAGGAAGCTCAGGACGCGTAATAAAACTTAATATTATTTACACCAATGGTCAAAATCATTCCTTACAAGGCGAACTCAATATCCGAAGATTCTTCTCTGGTTTAAAGTCTTCTCTGTTTACGATAACTCGTTATTGGAAAAACGGCCAAGCGCATTATCTTTTTTCTGGACGTGGCTATGGTCACGGCGTAGGCATGTGTCAAACCGGGGCTATTGGAAGAGCTGAACATGGACAAAACTATCAAACTATTTTACAAGCTTATTACCCAGGTACAAAACTGTTTACATTAAACTCAAAAAAGTAA
- a CDS encoding MXAN_5187 C-terminal domain-containing protein — MANSGETLENRFNKLNLEMIYLTQSFERFFSGKDTIPPVIKLKQYKTKIKALTQEKYKDNALKFKVNNLYQKFLAYEANWNKKLYLKEVGLTDNGKKLSSKPNKSYLRKSREDQLYKDFLASQKKVSGKAIEKEKFIAHIKAQKKKLEKQNNVNDIWFKIIIKDGKTTVKAYRENA, encoded by the coding sequence GTGGCAAATTCTGGTGAAACTCTGGAAAATCGATTTAATAAGCTTAATTTAGAGATGATCTATTTAACACAAAGCTTTGAGCGCTTTTTTAGCGGCAAAGATACTATTCCCCCAGTTATTAAGCTTAAACAATACAAAACAAAAATTAAAGCATTGACCCAGGAAAAATACAAAGACAATGCTCTTAAATTTAAAGTGAACAATTTATATCAAAAGTTCTTAGCCTATGAAGCCAATTGGAATAAAAAACTGTACCTAAAGGAAGTTGGACTGACCGATAATGGTAAAAAACTTAGTTCTAAGCCTAATAAGTCCTATTTAAGGAAATCACGAGAGGATCAGCTTTATAAGGATTTTTTAGCCAGCCAAAAAAAGGTCTCCGGCAAAGCCATTGAAAAAGAGAAGTTTATAGCTCATATTAAGGCCCAGAAAAAAAAGCTGGAAAAGCAAAACAATGTTAATGATATCTGGTTTAAAATCATCATTAAAGATGGCAAAACCACTGTCAAAGCCTACCGAGAAAACGCTTGA
- the atpD gene encoding F0F1 ATP synthase subunit beta encodes MKENGKIKQVIGAVVDVEFPKGHMPQVQTALTTTNPGIDDNSDNLVLEVAQHIGEGTVRTIAMDSTEGLVRGMEVKNTGAPISVPVGKETLGRILNVIGQPIDAAGEIKTDKTLPIHRPAPTYEEQDTSVEAFETGIKVVDLLAPYSRGGKIGLFGGAGVGKTVLIMELINNIATQHGGYSVFGGVGERTREGNDLWLEMKESGVLEKTSLVYGQMNEPPGARARVGLTALTVAEYFRDEEGQDVLLFIDNIFRFTQANSEVSALLGRIPSAVGYQPTLATDLGSLQERITTTKNGSITSVQAIYVPADDLTDPAPATTFSHLDATTVLSRQIAELGIYPAVDPLDSTSRILDPQVVGLEHYEVAMSVQKVLQRYKDLQDIIAILGMDELSEEDKLLVARARKVQRFLSQPFFVAEQFTGAKGKYVKLADTIKGFKEIVAGQYDDIPEQAFYLQGTIEDVLARAKELAQEEAA; translated from the coding sequence GTGAAAGAAAACGGAAAAATCAAACAGGTGATTGGCGCTGTTGTGGATGTGGAGTTCCCAAAAGGACATATGCCACAAGTACAAACAGCCCTAACAACTACCAATCCGGGAATTGATGATAATTCAGATAACTTGGTTTTGGAAGTCGCGCAACATATTGGTGAAGGTACGGTAAGAACCATTGCCATGGATTCAACGGAAGGTTTGGTCCGTGGTATGGAAGTTAAAAATACTGGCGCACCCATTTCAGTACCTGTGGGTAAAGAAACTTTGGGAAGAATTTTAAACGTGATTGGTCAGCCTATTGATGCTGCAGGTGAAATTAAAACAGATAAAACTTTACCCATTCACAGACCTGCCCCAACCTATGAAGAGCAAGACACCAGTGTTGAAGCCTTTGAAACAGGGATTAAAGTTGTAGACCTTTTAGCTCCATACTCTAGAGGAGGTAAAATTGGTTTGTTTGGTGGTGCCGGCGTGGGTAAAACCGTTTTGATTATGGAGTTGATCAATAACATTGCAACTCAGCATGGTGGTTATTCTGTGTTTGGTGGCGTGGGTGAAAGAACCCGTGAAGGCAATGATTTATGGTTAGAGATGAAAGAGTCTGGTGTTTTGGAAAAAACTTCTCTGGTTTACGGACAAATGAATGAGCCTCCTGGAGCAAGAGCCCGTGTGGGTTTAACAGCATTGACCGTGGCAGAGTACTTTAGAGATGAAGAAGGTCAGGACGTATTGTTGTTTATTGATAATATTTTCCGTTTCACTCAAGCCAACTCAGAAGTATCAGCTTTGTTGGGTCGTATTCCATCAGCGGTGGGGTATCAGCCAACCTTGGCAACAGACTTGGGGTCTTTACAAGAGCGGATTACTACAACAAAGAATGGTTCTATTACCTCAGTGCAAGCGATTTATGTACCAGCAGATGACTTAACAGATCCAGCGCCTGCAACAACCTTCTCACACTTAGATGCAACCACCGTGTTGTCTAGACAAATTGCTGAGTTAGGTATTTATCCGGCAGTGGATCCATTGGATTCAACTTCAAGAATTTTGGACCCACAAGTGGTTGGTCTTGAGCATTATGAAGTGGCCATGAGCGTACAAAAAGTATTGCAACGCTACAAAGACTTACAAGACATCATTGCTATTTTGGGTATGGATGAATTGTCGGAAGAAGATAAGTTATTGGTAGCACGCGCGCGCAAAGTTCAGCGGTTCTTATCACAACCTTTCTTTGTTGCTGAGCAGTTTACCGGTGCTAAAGGTAAATATGTAAAGCTAGCAGACACCATCAAAGGCTTTAAAGAAATTGTTGCTGGTCAATACGATGATATTCCTGAGCAAGCATTTTACTTGCAAGGAACCATTGAAGACGTTTTGGCTAGAGCTAAAGAGCTCGCACAAGAAGAGGCTGCATAA